Proteins found in one Alteromonas macleodii genomic segment:
- a CDS encoding chemotaxis protein encodes MKFDSIKSRLVLMTLVCVIGMGVLVVSQHYFTQRLIGLHQQRDVLLRMGQDLLQMRRHEKDFLLRHETVYYDKFLERSYEFKGRLTTLVPLFNEYRLPVADVESLSSSMEAYSGTFRQVVSLQERIGLTQNDGLRARITELENTLDEGQLAQDSQASELLTNIQLATRNYQINQEGVYARQMMTLSERLVAENGGTALLNGTLVQYREALLQLVDAFTTYGVTHNEGLRGEFRQSAHNVETQLRGVDAALQPMIEQQEAKVRIYSLSIAALTSVVLILVLIKSFATFHRAFVNFLTFFYRCKRQYQMIDTRKLGFAELKSLAELANEMVESKRDIEARLASVEAELANKKAS; translated from the coding sequence ATGAAGTTCGACTCTATTAAATCTCGCCTAGTTTTAATGACCCTTGTTTGCGTTATTGGTATGGGGGTGTTAGTTGTTAGCCAGCATTACTTCACCCAACGACTTATAGGTTTACACCAGCAGCGTGATGTGTTGTTAAGAATGGGGCAAGATCTGCTGCAAATGCGACGACATGAAAAAGATTTTCTTCTTCGCCACGAGACAGTTTATTACGACAAGTTCCTTGAGCGGAGCTATGAATTTAAAGGGCGGCTAACAACGCTTGTTCCCTTATTTAATGAGTACAGATTGCCTGTGGCCGACGTGGAAAGCCTGTCATCTTCGATGGAAGCCTATAGCGGTACATTTCGACAGGTTGTATCGCTTCAAGAGCGCATCGGCTTAACGCAAAACGATGGTTTAAGAGCACGTATTACCGAGTTAGAAAATACCCTTGACGAAGGGCAACTTGCTCAGGACTCGCAAGCGAGTGAACTGTTAACTAATATTCAACTGGCAACGCGTAACTATCAGATAAACCAAGAAGGCGTGTATGCAAGGCAAATGATGACGTTGAGTGAGCGTTTAGTGGCCGAAAATGGCGGTACCGCTTTACTGAACGGCACTTTGGTTCAGTATAGAGAAGCGCTTTTACAGTTAGTTGATGCATTTACTACCTATGGCGTAACTCATAATGAAGGGCTTCGTGGAGAATTTAGACAAAGCGCTCACAATGTTGAAACTCAGCTAAGAGGTGTTGATGCCGCCTTGCAACCCATGATTGAGCAACAAGAAGCAAAAGTACGTATTTATAGCTTAAGTATTGCCGCGCTTACCTCTGTCGTGTTAATTCTGGTACTGATCAAGAGTTTTGCGACATTTCATCGAGCATTTGTTAACTTTCTTACTTTCTTTTATCGCTGCAAGCGTCAGTATCAAATGATTGATACCAGAAAGTTAGGATTTGCAGAGTTAAAGTCACTTGCAGAGCTGGCGAATGAAATGGTCGAGTCGAAAAGAGATATTGAGGCACGCCTCGCCAGCGTAGAAGCCGAGTTGGCCAATAAGAAAGCCTCATAG
- a CDS encoding S8 family peptidase — protein sequence MKKFALSTLAAAMLASPSAHTLADAYIGSQMADKLVSLSPTESLMAVVTYDQMSPLAESQITQLLNLGITEGIQFKNLPIIGVVATKAQIEAIAQFDGVRSVFANREMSLYNADAREITGVADMQGEAFASRNNVEFTGKGSTVLVIDSGIDASHQDHFFGDTVVDNVQAILNPGALSIVGITGPTLSNQVNTDLNSGHGTHVTGTIAGTGAMSDGKHRGAAPDADIIGYGSGAAVLLLDTIGGFDYAISKQYTFDNPIKVISNSWGSSGKYEPLGPVSLASYKAHTMGMISVFAAGNSGPGEDSHNPYAQIPWGISVGAGDKFGKLADFSSRGLKGESGDFTMPDGTEWTYTNDVTVVAPGVDIISTRAVLNAAANGGDADIDAIEPQNIPFYTMISGTSMATPHVSGIIALMLEANPNLDNLTIKRLLQETATNMPGYERWEVGAGYVNARSAVAAALLEDMDHKVTVNNLDSKTFKANALVTTSDRVENFDVFYSPVGAPEVIEFEVGTEEVLVKASADSFANLTKLVLVAPDGTEYRGNLTTPVLTTTMRVAAPAMPGTWGVYVYGLTSLSGIEADPLGLTNGPGLPETFNVTVSFENSGGFEGMDDVEGHPQQNAIEFAVSERLMDAINSRGFSPDARLKRKDFARYAVMGGAVRQYRDLLDEERPNIGSVPGFDKAFIESVMVNGGALKDKLRTQAPVLRSVDGSADPFASVTKLDIAYSLVQMLGLEEAALSFDPSADIVIDYNGEQFVLEDQDSIPADMKGYVQLALTLSLINAEFGVEQSPFSITPTITASFAPDTVITRAHYAVLASRFFAQYFE from the coding sequence ATGAAGAAGTTCGCCCTATCTACCTTAGCTGCTGCAATGCTGGCAAGTCCTTCGGCTCACACGCTAGCCGACGCTTACATTGGCTCGCAAATGGCCGATAAACTAGTGTCTCTATCCCCTACAGAATCACTAATGGCGGTTGTTACGTACGATCAGATGTCGCCCCTTGCCGAATCGCAAATTACCCAACTATTAAACTTGGGGATTACAGAAGGCATTCAATTTAAAAACCTTCCAATTATTGGTGTAGTAGCCACTAAGGCTCAAATTGAAGCTATTGCACAATTTGACGGGGTACGCTCAGTATTTGCAAACCGAGAGATGAGCTTATACAACGCAGACGCGCGTGAAATAACGGGTGTTGCTGATATGCAGGGCGAAGCATTTGCATCGCGCAACAATGTTGAATTTACTGGTAAAGGGTCAACGGTTTTAGTCATTGACTCTGGTATTGATGCTTCTCACCAAGACCACTTCTTTGGCGATACCGTTGTTGATAATGTGCAAGCGATATTGAACCCAGGCGCGTTGTCTATTGTTGGCATAACGGGCCCAACGCTATCTAACCAAGTAAATACCGACTTAAACTCAGGTCACGGTACTCACGTAACAGGCACTATTGCAGGTACTGGCGCTATGTCTGACGGCAAGCACCGCGGTGCAGCGCCAGATGCTGATATTATTGGTTATGGTTCAGGGGCAGCGGTATTGCTACTTGATACCATAGGCGGCTTTGATTATGCGATAAGTAAGCAGTACACCTTTGATAACCCTATCAAAGTCATCAGTAATTCATGGGGCTCAAGCGGCAAGTATGAACCACTTGGCCCTGTATCGTTGGCAAGCTATAAAGCGCACACAATGGGAATGATTAGTGTCTTCGCGGCGGGTAACAGCGGCCCTGGTGAAGACTCACACAACCCATACGCGCAAATTCCTTGGGGAATTTCTGTGGGTGCGGGCGATAAGTTTGGCAAACTTGCAGATTTTTCATCTCGTGGTCTTAAAGGCGAGTCTGGTGACTTTACTATGCCCGATGGCACTGAGTGGACGTATACAAACGACGTAACCGTTGTCGCTCCAGGTGTAGATATTATCTCTACTCGTGCGGTTTTAAATGCGGCAGCGAATGGTGGTGATGCAGATATTGATGCCATTGAGCCGCAAAACATTCCTTTTTACACCATGATCTCTGGTACCTCTATGGCAACGCCACATGTTTCAGGCATCATTGCGTTAATGTTAGAAGCCAACCCGAACCTTGATAACTTAACCATAAAGCGCTTGCTCCAAGAAACTGCTACTAATATGCCTGGTTACGAGCGCTGGGAAGTAGGTGCAGGTTATGTGAATGCCCGTTCTGCCGTTGCTGCTGCGCTGCTTGAAGATATGGACCATAAGGTGACGGTTAATAACCTTGATTCTAAGACCTTTAAAGCCAACGCTTTAGTGACCACCAGCGACCGCGTAGAAAACTTCGATGTTTTTTATTCACCGGTAGGCGCGCCTGAAGTCATTGAGTTTGAGGTGGGAACGGAAGAAGTACTAGTAAAGGCATCTGCCGATAGCTTCGCTAATTTGACCAAGCTAGTCCTTGTAGCGCCAGATGGTACCGAGTACCGCGGCAACCTAACTACCCCAGTACTTACGACTACAATGCGTGTTGCTGCACCCGCCATGCCCGGCACTTGGGGAGTGTATGTTTATGGGCTGACGTCGCTTTCCGGTATAGAGGCCGATCCACTAGGTCTAACTAACGGCCCGGGCTTACCAGAAACATTTAATGTTACTGTCTCGTTTGAAAATAGCGGTGGCTTTGAAGGTATGGATGACGTTGAAGGCCATCCTCAGCAAAATGCTATTGAATTTGCGGTAAGTGAGCGTCTAATGGACGCCATTAACAGCCGTGGTTTCTCTCCAGATGCGCGCCTAAAACGTAAAGATTTTGCCCGCTATGCAGTGATGGGTGGTGCTGTAAGACAATACCGCGACCTGCTAGACGAAGAGCGCCCTAACATCGGCTCAGTGCCTGGCTTTGACAAGGCATTCATAGAGTCAGTAATGGTTAATGGCGGCGCGCTTAAAGATAAACTTCGTACACAAGCCCCAGTACTAAGAAGTGTAGACGGCAGCGCAGACCCATTTGCAAGCGTCACTAAGTTAGACATTGCATACTCACTTGTTCAGATGCTAGGACTTGAGGAAGCGGCGCTTAGCTTCGACCCAAGTGCCGATATTGTAATTGACTATAATGGTGAGCAATTCGTGCTAGAGGACCAAGACAGTATTCCAGCTGACATGAAAGGCTATGTGCAACTTGCCCTTACTCTGTCTTTGATTAACGCTGAGTTCGGCGTAGAGCAAAGCCCTTTTAGCATTACGCCAACAATCACTGCGAGCTTCGCGCCAGATACAGTGATAACCCGAGCACATTATGCGGTACTTGCGTCACGCTTCTTTGCTCAATACTTTGAATAA